The Dreissena polymorpha isolate Duluth1 chromosome 9, UMN_Dpol_1.0, whole genome shotgun sequence genome contains the following window.
taatatacatATACACGAATACACGCATTTAATCTCTTGAATTTATAATGCACGTGTGTTACATAGAGgctatttgttggattgggtggaatatcgatttgaattcacgagtgatcatagaaaattatatatatgttatatacatatacacgAATACACGCATTTAATCTCTTGAATTTATAATGCACGTgtattacatagaggatatttgttggattgggtggaatatcgatttgaattcacgagtgatcatagaagatatattttttctatgatgacgagtgaattaaaatcgatattccacccaatccaacaaattttctttttattttatgctcacaaattaatatttttatacgtttgccaatccgttcaaaccaatttcccattgggcgccccaaaatatcattaccgcttttacaataagccttgcaaatagttcacaagaaaacaaacgttaaacaataacttttttgtatttacaatgcaacacatatcaagtgaaaagaaaaaaaaacaccgataaaatcatttaaaaaataaataatcaaatgatgacacaatttgtttatgtcattttGGTGTATTAATATGCGGAGTCTATTTATAGCGTAAATAACGCTAACATTGTCTTCgccatttttaacaaaatgcacaTGAAtgagtgttaacaattaaatggaattaactggaaaaaaatcaacagtaAGTGTTCGTGCCAATTTTATCACAAACTAGTTAATCGCTATTACTGTCTGGAATCATGCGAATACGCTTGTAGCGTGATTGATCAGGAAAATCAGGCGAAACATCCGGTGTTGGTGTTGGAGATGTCACTTGTTGATTAAACACATTCTTCTGGGACAGACCCATTTCAGAGCTGTGAAAATTGAAAGTAACGTTGCCGTGGAAATTTGAGTTTACAAAGAATCCTCTTCCCATCGCCATGATCGGTAAATCATCATTGACGTGGTTGCAGATTCTGCTTTGCTACAGCAGTTTGATTTGAATGTGAGAGAATCTTTGAAATCTGTTTTGATTGATCCTTGTTTATCCCACTATATTTATTTAGACTATTGACATTTTTGTGGCCTGAAATTTGTACGATCTGGTGAGCTGGGTTGTTCTCATCATTTAATGTCTGAATTAAGTGTTTTCTTGCAttgtaaaaaaagtaattttattgaTAGTCTTGGctataaatttggaaaaaaatcaaaaaggAAACATtgcataatacaattaaaataaagctTTTGTAATTGCTTTGTGTCCCTTTGAAAAACTTCATCCAAAAAAGAATACAGTGCATGGATCTGGAAAATCGGAGAAAGGAATCCTGCTGAAAATAAGTAATCTTGAACAAATGGTGATAATTGCTAATTTAAAGGTAAGtgatcattttctttttatttgagaTATGTTGCTGCTGATACTGTTGCTGTTGTTTCTTCTGCTAAACTCGATGTCTCATTAagattttctgtattttcattaaaataatcttcaaaatcaaaaatatccgagaacattaaattaatttcatcGTTTTCCAGTTCATTCATTGTTAAGTTTCAGAGTAAAGGCTTAAAAAGCAGACGACAGTGTgaacatgtatgttcaagggaagttactccgtatgttgatataaatattcatcgAAGAGTTCTCGCTCTTGGTGGAAGAATGCGTGGGGGTCACAATGTGTTAAAAAAAGTACCGGTAGTGccggtaaaacagtgaaaattatcgataattttcactgatatttttcactgtttcaacagtgaaattatcagttttaattcactgatatttctctataaaacaccggaaagcataaaataaaatgttcacttACTTCAATAGCGTTCCAAACCTCAATACCACATAAAGGCTTAGCGAATTTTAATTGTTCGAGTTTGATACGATCTATCAACAATTTTAGAACAGTTTTTTACGTCTTAACGTCTGTTTCTTAAGCTAATCGTGAAACGTTGTTCAAATGAACTCTTTGGCGTAAGTTGTTGTTCGATTGTAATTGATTaagtaaaacaactttttttaaattaataatggaTGGGTTTGCCTGGTGAATACATTCTTATTGATTGATGTCTGGGAAAGGGAGTTTTATACCTGTAGCCATCACGGATAAAATTAAGTTGCTTCTAAGAAGATGTGACCGGTCGTTGATGTTTTAGGATTTTTCGTTTATAAAAAGGAGGATATAACATATcatttctataaatagtaacTACTTGACGTCACGAGCGGACCGTTATGATCATATCTGACCTGGCCTGAGCTTTCATATCCGAAAATCATCAGATCACGCGACTTCAAATGAACTAAATGGCACAATAAAAACGTGTGTTTGGTCTGAATAGATTTGGGTGTACGTAtttacgtttaaaaaaataacaagcaTGCACAACGGAAAAGGATCTATCAATGTAATATTTGTGATGATATTGGAAGGACgtggctaatcatggacgattaTTCATTTTGTTCTTAATCAGTCCAAATGCACACAACTTTTGATCACATGCTATTACATATTTCCTGTTTaacaaaaaactataaaaaaaaattgtcttatcttattatgtaaacaaagtgaaacttAACCTGGTTCACAGGTAAGATACAATTGTATTTGTTGTTATTCAATGGGAGACTGGTTGTGTCAGACGTTGCAACAAAACTAAAAGGCACTGATAGCATACATGTACAGtccatttatgtcaattttagaTCACCGGCAATTTTATAACTATAAGTATTTCCTAAGCACCACATGTCGATTTGAATACAGAAAAGTCTTTAACTTTGTTGTTTATCCGATTAACGATAcacaattataaaagcaataacGCGTAATAACAGGATTATTTTATTGAAGGAAAGAGACTATTTCGAAGACACGCATAATTCTAGGTTTCTGCATCTGTATTCTTGTTTTCTTTAAGCCAAAATAACAAATTACATAGTGCAATcacattcattaaaaaatttATAACTAGATAATGCATTCTttgaaaattgtaataacataCAAATCTTGCTACCTAAgctaaaaacataaaaacaaccaGACAATAGGTAAACTTAGGAAACCCGAGCGAACCCGAAACGTAATATAGAAAGCCTAATACGACATGTTGTTTTTTCCCAAGTGAGTGCAGTTTCTTCTCTTTAGTCGAAACCCGGGTATACAACGCCAATCTGTCGACGGACCTCGTCCATAATTGTGTGAACCATGACGCTATCCTTGTGCGCGAACGCGGGGCTCTCGATTGCACCTGttcaaaataacacaattgtaattttaaaattatcataTCATTGTAATACAAATTATTACGTGTCTCAATAGTTAAGAAGAGTATCCCTCGACGCATCCTGTCGTAATATTTATTAGGTTGATACATACAAAACCTGCGACCCCTTGGGCATATTATGCCCAACGTTTACCCCTTGGACAAGGCTAACTTTGACCCCTTGGGCATGGTCAGCTTTAACCCCTTGGACATGGCCAGATTTGACCCCTTTAGCATAGCCAGCCTAATCCCAAGGGAATGACCAGCTTTGACCACAAGGGTATGGGCAGCTTTGACCCCTTGGACATGGCCAGCTTTGACCCCTTGTGCATAACCAGCTTTGACCCCTTGGGCATAGCCAGCTTTTACCCCTTGGAAATAGCCAGGTTTGACCCCAAGTGGTGACCAACTTTGACTCCTTATGCATAGCCAGCTTTGACCCCTTGGGCATAGCCAGATTTGACCCCTTCGGCATGGCCAGCTTTGATCCCAAGGGCATGACCAGCTTTGACCACTTGGGCATAGCCAGCTTTGACCACAAGGGCATGGCCAGCTTTTATCCCAAGGGCATGGCCAACTTTGACCCCTTGGGCATGGACAGATTTGACCCGTTGGGCATGGCCAGCTTTGACCCCTTGGACATAGCCAGCTTTGACTCCTTAGGCATAGCCAGGTTTGACACGAAGGAAGTTGCCAGCTTTAGCCTTTTGGACATAGCCAGCTTTGACCACAATGGCAAAGCCAGCTTTGATCTCAATGGCATGGCCAGCTTTGACCCCCTTGGGCATGGCCAGCTTTGACCCGTTTGGCATGGGCAGCTTAGACCCCTTGGGCATAGCCAGTTTTGACTCCTTCGGCATACCCAGGTTTTACCACAAGGGAGTGGCTTGCTTAAGCCTCTTGGACATAGCCAGCTTTGACCACACGGGCATAGCCAGCTTTGATCTCAATGGCATAGCCAGCTTTGACCATTTAGACAAAGCAAGTTTTGACCACAAGGGCATGACCAGATTTTATCCCTTGGGCATGGCCAGCTTTGACCCCTTAGGCATGGCCAGCTATGACCCCTTGTGTATGGCCAGCTTTGACCAAAAGGGCATGGCTAGGTTTTACCCTTGGGCGTGGCCAGCTTTGACCGCTAAGGCATGACTAGCTTTGACCCCTTGGGCATAGCCAGCTTTGTCCACACGGTCATGACCAGCTTTGACACCTTGTGAATGACCAGCTTTGATCCCTTGGGCATACCCAGCTTTGACCCCTTTGGGCATAGCCAGTTTTGACCACAAGGGCGTGACCAGGTTTTATCCCTTGTGCATGGCACGCGTTGACCCCTTGGGCATGGCACGCGTTGACCCCTTGGGCATGGCTAGCTTTGACCCCTTGGGCATGGCTAGCTTCGAGCCCTTAGGCATGGCTAGCTTTCACCCCTTTGGCATACCagatttgaccccatgggcaaaGCTTTGACAACTTAGGCATAGCCAGTTTTGGCCACAATAGCATGGCAAGCTTTGACTCCTTGGGCATGGCCAGCTTTGACCCCTTGGGCATAACAAGCTTTCACCCGTTCGGCATGGACAGCTTTGACCCATTAGACATGGACAGCTTTGACCACAAGGGTATGGCCAGCTTTGACCCATTGGGCATGGCCAactttgaccccatgggcatggCCAGCTTTGCCCACAAGTGAATGGGAAGTTTTGATCCCTTGTACATGGCCAGCTTTGACCACAAGGGCATGGTCAGCTTTAACAACAATGGCATGGCCGGCTTTGACCCCCTAGGCATGGCCAGCTTTGACCCCTGGGCATGGCTAGCTTTGACCCTTTGGGCATGGCTAGCTTTGTCCCCTTGGGCATGGTCAGCTTTGACCCCTTGGGCATAGCATGCTTTGACAACAAGGGCATGGCCAGCTTTGACAACAATGACATGGCTAGCTTTGACCCCTTGGGCATGGCTTGCTTTGACCCCTTGTGCATGGCCAGCTTTGACTCCTTGTGCATGGCTAGCTTTGATCCAAAGGGCATTGCCAGCTTTGTACCCTTGGGCATGGCAAGCTTTGACCCTTGGGCATGGCAAGCTTTGACCACTTGTGCATGGCCAGCTTTGACCACAAGGGCATGATCAGCTTTGACCACTTGTGTATAGCTAGCTTTGACCCCTTGAGCATAGCCAGCTTTGCCCACAAGGGCAGGGCTAGCTTTGACCGCTTGGGAATGGCAAGCTTTGACCCTTTGGGCATGGCCAACTTTGACCCCTTTGGCATGGCTAGCTTTGACCCCATGGACATGGCCAGCTTTGATCCCTTGGTTATGGCTAGCTTTGATCCCTTGACCATAAATAGCTTTGACCCTTTGGGCATTGCTAGCTTTGACCCCTTAGGCATGGCTCGCTTTGACCGCTTGGGCATGGCTAGCTTTGACCCCATGGGAATGGCTATCTTTGACCCCTTCGGCATTGCCAGCTTTGACCCCTTGGGCATGGCTAGCTTTGACCCCTTGGGCATGGCTCGCTTTGACCGCTTGGGCATGGCTAGCTTTGACCCAATGGGAATGGCTAGATTTGACCCTTTGTGCACGGCTAGCTTTGAACCCTTGGACATGGCCAGCTTTGACCCCTTGGGCATGACTAGCTTTGACCCCTTGGGAATGGCTAGCTTTGACCCTTTGGGCATGGTTAGCTTTGACCCCTTGGGCATGGCTAGCTTTGACCGCTAGGGCATGTCTAGCTCTGACCCCATTGGAATGTCTATCCTTGATCCCTTGGGCATGGCTAGCTATGACCCCTTGGGCATGGCTAGCTTTTACCGCTTGTGCGTGGCCAGCTTTAAACTCTTGGGCATGGCCAGCTTTGAACCATTGGGCATGGCTAGCTTTGACCCCTTGGGCATGGCCAGCTTTGACCCTTTGGGAATGGCAAGCTTTGACCCCTTGGGCATAGCCAGCTTAGACCGCAAGTTCATGGTTTAAAAAACAACTTGCAGACGAAACATGTAACATGttatatactacatgtatataattcaATGTGGTTTTAATTCTGTAGCTCTTTGGTTGTGGATACATTGAACACagaacatgatttaaaaaaacaaaagtgACCGACGACAACAACACGATGTTGCATACCAGATTTTCAACGAGAGAAACTTATTGTTTAAGAGGACATGTCTTGCTCAATTAATGTACATTGACATTGTGACCCCAGGACGTGACCAGGTTTGGCCCTGGGGTATAAATTTCCGAACACTAGATGTGTACTATACAAAATTCCACACACAATATTACACCTGTGAACCATTTATTCCAGAGATAATGATCAAAACAGACGGAAAGAGGTATGTGGCGATTCCAGTGTACATACACATCAAaggaaatacaaatacaattataaattacGCTAAAAATAACCTTCATTCATAAAACACTTAATATAAATATTGGTTCGTTATTGACAATCAATTTGCATagaaattcaaaaaaaaaagaatagtAAGGCTATATATTGCTTATTCTATTGCCCACAAATTGAACAAAATTGTAACATAATATTGGTTTTTGAATTATGCAACTGACATCCATTACACAAGTCTGTAAACCGTCACCCACGGCACAAGCGTAATTACATGTGCTAGGTGCAACAGTTGAAATGGTTGCATGTTGAATGCCCCTTTCCCCTGTGTTTCTGGTTAGAAACATTACGTTGGTTTAATCATATGTTtgttagctcgattgcataaaaagACTTCGGCTTATTAAAatgctatcgagtccgtttcctttgTATGACTAGTAATTGGTGTCTTTAGGGGAGATATTGAGAACGCTCCCACATTGGGGATGGATCCCATGACcccctggtcgctaggcggaaaaaatatccactacgccacggccaCCTGAAAAGACGTCAGCAATTTACCTTCCAATAGGCATCTACGAATCTCAGTCGCTTCGTACTGCAGGCCGGCGCTGTTACCGAAGTGGTAGGACCCCTCTTTTAATGGGAACTCGTTGGTACCGGTCGGCGTCAGGACACGCGTTGGGGCGTGAAACGGGCTTTCGATCTGTGGTGATCAAATGAAAATCGTACCGGAAAACTTGGTTTAATACATGAgagtacagtgtcgtcccagaaaactgggtttaatacatgagagtacagtgtcgtcctagaaaactgggtttaatacatgagagtacagtgtcgtcccagaaaactgggtttaatacatgagagtacagtgtcgtcccagaaaactgggtttaatacatgagagtacagtgtcgtcccagaaaactgggtttaatacatgagagtacagtgtcgtcccagaaaactgggttaaatgcatgagagtacagtgtcgtcccagatgagcatttgcaggctaatcaggaactacactttccgcctaaaccggaTATTCCATCAAAAGAGACTTTGAACGAAAACTATCACAAAGGCGGAAAttttcgtccatgattagccagtgTGATTTGCACATAACGCACATCTGTGGCTCAAATTGCTGTCAATGTATCTTGCAGTGGGAACTTTTGGGCGCCAGATGGCGTCAGGACGTAATCGACAGTGCGCATGCGTATGGCGGTGCTACAATTCATTCATAACCATTGTACACTACTACGTATTAATTATTCCACGCATGCAAAGTGTCCCATGGTCCATGGGCAACTTTTACTAGGaattacaaaacatatattactaagggtttattttattttaagcagCCATATTATGAATACATGATAAAAGAAAATCTTATTTCGGTAATAACGTATAACCCATACAGAAGGGTCATTAATAAACGATTTGCAGTTTTGATGAAGTAGTCGTATCTACAAAACCCAGAACGTGTAATACATTTActcaaataatcaaataattgtattgcaattttgtattgcatttataataaattcTGATGGGTGAGGTAGGGGCCtttttatggccaatgttagaaAAGGGAAAACGCCATGCACAGCGAGCATTATTTCCAGTTGTTCACATCCTTGCATAACAACGACGAAACAATCTCAACGGAAAATGACGCCAGCGATATAACAAAGAGATTTGTACAAGACCCAAATATAAAGATTATACTAGTATATTAGCTGGTTTATCGAAAATATATAACATCAAATTGATAGgaataaaactacatgtacaaCTTATACATCTGCAAAGAGATAATTTTACGATGCTTAACAACCCATATATCGtactgtaaaattatttattaattttcgcTCGATTGCGTTGACCGCATTCGGATTCTATATACTCGGTCGATGGTGTTTCCTGACAAGAAACAATATTTAACGACCCATGCAAAAATCTTGGGATTGAACCCCGGGCCTACTGATCCCTTACCGGACACCGTTTCCGCTACGACACCATGgtagcttaaccctttcccagtttaaagcaaagggaaaatggcaatgtgcaaacagcataaaaccagaatagcctgcgagtaactcgcagtctgttcaggttttatgctgtttgctgctcattagtatcttagggttggaaatgaagcctttaaaacttgaatatagtgagaaaggtctttaattaaatatagctTTCTAATAGACTACAAATGAGTGGACATACGTATCttaatggtaaagggttaatctctTGCCTGAATCTGCCCTTTCGGTCCCATGATGGTGGCGCTGTTTGTTCCCCGACCTGCGGCGGTGTGGTAGGTCAAGTTGGCCAGCCCTCCACCTTTGTACTTCAGCACGATCACTGCACTCTCGTCCACCGCTGTGTAAGCAAATATTAGAATCataataatttagtttaaaccgaTTTCTTTAGCTCTGTTGcttcgaaagcctaaggcttttcGAATGCTCCAAAGTCTTTCTCACAGGTAGAATCTGTATTTGAAGCAGTATAAGAACCAGTAGATCTTATGATCTAACTCACAGAGCGAACCCGGGACATTACGTTCGTTATGTAGACACCATATTGACTTTCCAACCTTTAAACATTAGAATAATGAAAATACATAATAATGATCGAATGAATTGTGTTTACAGACGTCGttcttttgttaaaaaataaataaacgaacTTCTGCTAAGATACAGGGCCATACACTGACAATACACCTTATTAAAGATCATTGTATCCACAGGTGTCGCTTCTGTGTGTATATAATCGACGTCAAGTCAAATACcgttaatttaatttgaaatgtgAAAGGAACTTGTTTCGGAGATTTACTTGATACAGAATAATTATTCTAAATTCAAGAAAACAATTCATTCTAAATTCAAACAATAACAGTGGACAGGATAAAAACCTAGATAAAAACCCGGTTCCATTTGAAAAATCTAACCCGCTACCACTCGTCCATTAATTCTTCATTTGTGATAGTTTAAACATCATTAAGTTCTAAAGTCCGAATGATCGAGTGGCAGTGCCTTTCAAACCAAAGACAAGGAACAAAGAAAAAACTGTGTAATGTCATTAACATTTCTCTTGAGAatgtcattatttgtattaatcgAAATActatattgttatttgtaaaataaatgttataaagtttTTAATACGTGTATCTGTGAATTAATCTTATCAAGAGTGTAATCAATACAATACAGTGAAATATCATGTAATGCAAtgatatacaatacaatacaatacaatacaatacaataccaaCAAAACCCCAAACCAATACAATACAATGCAATACAAtctaatacaatacaatacaataaaatacaacacaACATTTTTACCTCCCATCAGATTTCCCACGGCCGAAATGGACACCGGCCTCTCATTAAACACCATACAGGCCAGCTGCACCACGTATATCCCGATGTCCAGGCAGCCTCCGCCGCCCATGGCAATGTTCTTCACCCGCTCCACCTCGGAGATGGGGACGCAAAAGTTGACCAACACCAGGCGGGGATCGCCGATGGCTCCCGCTGCTAGTTCTTCTCTCACCTTTTGGTACGCTGGGAACCACCTACTCCAAACAGCCTGTACGAAAAATGTGACAGTGCGTTTAAACATCGAGacaatatcatacatatttttttaagagcCTTAGCAATATGAACAACAGGTGATTGAACTTTCCAAACCTAAACCTAAGACACAAATCTAAGGCGTCGTCGATTTGAATCAATTTACCTGGTTTATCAAGTCTTTTTGGGACTTGGTCTTTTGCAAATTCTATCTTTACTGCTACAATAAAATTCCCCCCCAACCCAGTGCTACTCCAGTCAAATCAAAACATTATAAGGGAAAGATGAGGAAACGCCTATTCACGAAATAGCAACATGCACCGTCGTTTAGTTTAGTTTATGACAAACGGGAAGGTGAAGCAATAGCAAATATGCCAATCAAGTCAATGTGGTTTGTACCGAATGCATCGCGAATGTATATTAGTCAATATGACGATTCTTCTGGATAGAGTGGTATATATTTTGCGAACACAGGAACACTTTGATTGGCTACATTGTAAgaacatgtttaacaaaaaacactatcaaataaggtcgccgtggtgtaatggatatggtgtccgcctagcgaccgggaggtcacgggttcgatccccgctgtgggagcgttctttcgatctcccatatagtcacaagtactggttctaggcccaggaaacggactcgagagcattccaaataagtaggaattactttctatgcaatcgagctaaaataaataggtttaaactaaactaaataagGTTGTCCAGTATAGTAAATGGAATATGAATGTCATTTGTGGAAAAACCAAAGAGCCGCTTCATCAATTTCAACCATTTTTCCATTATCGTTATTTATGTACTCGGATGTAACGAATTGTTTCATAAAACGTCGTATTGTACGTAAGACGCGGCCTTCTACTGGTTCTATAACGTTTTTAGAAACGGCCAA
Protein-coding sequences here:
- the LOC127846476 gene encoding trans-1,2-dihydrobenzene-1,2-diol dehydrogenase-like isoform X5, whose product is MAATRWGCLGPGKISEDFFMAIKENLPAQEHKFVAVASRDLARAHTFADRFGFERAYGSYEEVGQDSDVEVVYIGTLHVTHVDLALKMMHAGKHVLCEKPMAMNLKQAQLVLDAAKTENRLFVEAVWSRWFPAYQKVREELAAGAIGDPRLVLVNFCVPISEVERVKNIAMGGGGCLDIGIYVVQLACMVFNERPVSISAVGNLMGAVDESAVIVLKYKGGGLANLTYHTAAGRGTNSATIMGPKGQIQIESPFHAPTRVLTPTGTNEFPLKEGSYHFGNSAGLQYEATEIRRCLLEGAIESPAFAHKDSVMVHTIMDEVRRQIGVVYPGFD
- the LOC127846476 gene encoding trans-1,2-dihydrobenzene-1,2-diol dehydrogenase-like isoform X3, yielding MATTLLNIFAATCYKSFGNVMAATRWGCLGPGKISEDFFMAIKENLPAQEHKFVAVASRDLARAHTFADRFGFERAYGSYEEVGQDSDVEVVYIGTLHVTHVDLALKMMHAGKHVLCEKPMAMNLKQAQLVLDAAKTENRLFVEAVWSRWFPAYQKVREELAAGAIGDPRLVLVNFCVPISEVERVKNIAMGGGGCLDIGIYVVQLACMVFNERPVSISAVGNLMGAVDESAVIVLKYKGGGLANLTYHTAAGRGTNSATIMGPKGQIQIESPFHAPTRVLTPTGTNEFPLKEGSYHFGNSAGLQYEATEIRRCLLEGAIESPAFAHKDSVMVHTIMDEVRRQIGVVYPGFD